The DNA sequence GGCCCTGGTCGCTGCCGACAGCGACCACCCGCGCCCCCGCGGCGACGAGCGCCCGCGCGACGGCTCGGCCCGAGGCGCTCGTGGCCCCCGCGATCAGGACGGTGCGGCCTGCGACGCCGGACGGCTGGTCGGTCATTACGGCTCCCCTTCGAGCGTCTGGAGTTCAGGCGGACGCACGCTGCTCAGGCCGGAACACTCCGGTCGGTCCTGAGCAGCGTACGTCGTCCTGACTCGCGGGTCGATGGTCAGGCGGTGGCGCCCGTGATGCCGACCGTCGACTCGATGACGGGCTTCATCTTCTTGTCGAGCGCCTCGAAGAACATCGACAGCGGGAACTCGTCGTCCATCACGAGGTCGGTGTAGCCCTTCGGCGGGCCCGCGAGCACCTCGCGGGGCAGGCCCTCGGCCCACACCGACGCCGGGTTCGGCGTCACGACGCTCGTCACGAGGTCGTAGGCGGCGAGCCAGTGCACGGTCTTCGGGCGGTCGATCGACTTCCAGTAGAGCTCGTCGATCGCGTCGCCGAGCTCGACGACCGCGTCGGGCACCGCGTCCCAGTCGAAGGTGAGCTTCACGTCGGTCCAGTCGAGCACGTGCTTGCGGTGCAGCCACGCGAACAGCAGCTGGCCGCCGAGCCCGTCGTAGTTGCGCACGCGCGAACCCGTGATCGCGAAGCGGAAGATGCGGTCGAAGATCACGGCGTACTGCACGAGCTTGCCGGTCGAGCGCATCTGCTCCTCGACCTCGGTGAGCTCGTCGCCGGCCGCGAGGCGGGCGTCGAGCGCGCGCTGGATCTTGACCGACTCGCGGAACGCGGTCAGGTCGCAGCGCAGTTCTTCGAGGGAGTACAGGAAGAACGGCATGCGCTGCTTGATCATGAACGGGTCGAACGGCAGGTCGCCGCGCATGTGCGTGCGGTCGTGGATGATGTCCCACATCACGAACGTTCGCTCGGCGAGCTCCTGGTCGTCGAGCAGCGCGGCCGCGTCGGCGGGCAGCTCGAGCTTCGTGATCTCGGATGCCGCGCGCACGACCCGTCGGTACCGGGCCGCCTCGCGGTCCTGGAAGATCGCGCCCCACGTGAAGGGCGGGATCTCGCGCATCGCGACCGTCTCGGGGAACAGCACGGCCGAGTTCGTGTCGTACCCGGGCGTGAAGTCGACGAGCCGCAGGCTCACGAAGAGCTTGTTGCCGTAGTCGCCGGCCTCGAGGGCCGCGATGAACTCGGGCCAGATCGTCTCGACGACGAGCGCCTCGATGTGCCGGTCGGGCGAGCCGTTCTGCGTGACCATCGGGAACACGACGAGATGGCGGATGCCGTCGACGCGGTGCTGCTGCGGCTGGAAGGCCACGAGCGAGTCGAGGAAGTCGGGAACGCCGTATCCCTCGGCCTGCCAGCGTCGGAAGTCGACGACCGATGCCGCGAGGTACGCCCGCTCGTGCGGGAACCGCGGTGCGAGCTCGTCGATCGACGCGACGATCACGTCGACGAGCTCACCGGCGCGCGCGTGGTCGCCGGCCTCGGGCACCGAGCCGTCCTTGACCTGGATCGACTGGAGTTCGGTGGCGGCGGCCTTCAGCGCGAGCCAGGCGGCGTCGCTCTCGACGTCGGTCGCGAGGGCGATCTCGGCCGCGGTGATCTCGCGAGCCCGCTCGTCTTCGAGGACCTCGGGTTCGCCGATGATGGCGTCGGCAGCAGTGGTCGACATGTGAACCTCCGTTCCTCGGTATTCGTGCCGATCGGCACTGACGGCGCGGGTGGAAATCGCCGCGCATATCAAGGCTACGAGGCATCCGTGTGCGATTGATTGAGAAGTCGCGCACGATTGCTGCGTTGCGGCCTCGTTTCAGAGAACGGATCGCCGGAGCGCGAGCGATGCGTGCGCGGAGCCTCGGCGGTAGCATCCGCAGCATGACGGATGCCGATGCGCTGACGGCCGGAGCCCTCGCGGCGGCGATCGATGCGGCCGGCGATCCGGTCGACGCGGAGTTCCTCCAGCGGTTCTTCAAGACCGGCCCCGGCCAGTACGGCGAGGGCGACGTGTTCGTCGGCGTGCGCGTGCCCGTCACCCGCCGCATCGTGAAGGGCTTCGAGCGGATGCCGCTCGCCGAGGCATCCGCCCTGCTCGAGAGCCCCGTGCACGAACACCGCCTGGCGGCGCTCATCGTGATGGTGAAGCAGTTCGAGGTCGCGAGCAGGCCGCGCACGCGCGACGACGCGGCACGAGCCGAGCTGCACGCGGCCTACCTCGATGCCGTCCGGGCCGGGCACGTGGACAACTGGGACCTCGTCGACTCGTCGGCCGGGGTCCTGGTCGGCGAGGTCCTGCGCTCGGGCGACGGCGAGCCTGCGCTGCTCGACGGGCTCGCGGCATCCGACTCGCTGTGGGAGCGGCGCGTCGCAGTGCTCTCGACGTTCGCGTTCATCAAGGCGGGCGACGCCGGGCCGATCCTGCGGCTCGCCCCGAAGCTGCTCGACGACCGCGAGGACCTCATGCACAAGGCGGTCGGGTGGATGCTGCGCGAGACCGGCAAGCGCGTCGACCGTGCGGTGCTCACGGGGTTCCTCGACGAGTACGCGCCGCGGATGCCGCGCACGATGCTGTCGTATGCGACCGAGCACCTCTCGCCCGAGGAGCGTGCGTTCTATCGCGCACTGCGCTGAACGCGGGCGGGGCCCTCAGCTCACCAGGGCTCGCCGATCTTCGGCAGGAACGCGCGCACCTTCTCGAGCGCGTCGGGGAAGCACTCGTCGAGCACTTCGGTGGCGCTGACCCCGAGGCCGTAGTCGTCGGTGAGGCGCAGGCCGACCACGGCGTTGATGAGCATGCCGGTCGCGAAGAACCCTCGCGTCTCGTCGGCCGAGAAGCCGGCGTCGACGCGGATGAACTCCCAGAGGCGGCTGAAGCCGTCGCGCGCGACCTGGCCGATCTCGGTCTCGCCGCCCATCTGCGTGGACCCGGCGATGACCGGCAGCATGCCGCGCTCGGCGAGCAGTCCGGTGTACGCGGCGCCGAGTCGCGACGCGCGCTCGTCGACCGGGCCGGGCAGCGCCTGCCGGAACGCTTCGAGCAGGTGGTCGTAGGCGCGGTCGATGACGTCGATGTAGAGCCGCTGCTTCGTGCCGAACAGCCGCACGACGTAGGGCTGGCTGACCCCGGCGGCGCGTGCGACCTCGTCGGTCGTCGTGCCGACGTAGGTCTTCGCGCCGAAGACCGCGGTGGCCGCGACGAGGATCTGCTCGCGACGGTCTGCGGCGCTCATGCGCCCGGTCGGAGCGGCGGCTGCTTCGAGTGCTTCGGCGGCTTCGGGACTCATGCTTGACATGTTATCAGTCGATTACTACAGTGCAAGAGTCGTAAGTAATCATCCGATAACAACATTCTCGAATCCAAGGAGTCGTGCCATGTCCACCACGGCCGAATCGACCTCGACCACTGCCGAAGACCGGGCGACGGATGCCGCGCGCAGCCCCGGCGGCAACGCAGGCGTTGCAGCGAGCGGGGCCCGAGGCGGCGGCCCTGCGGCATCCGCTCGCCGTCCCCGCCCGTTCTGGCTCGTGCTGCTCGCCGCGGCACTGCCCATGTTCATGGCCACCCTCGACAACCTCGTCATGACGAACGCGCTGCCCGTGCTGCACGCCGACCTCGGGGCATCCGTCGAAGAACTGCAGTGGTTCATGAACGCCTACACGCTCGCCTTCGCGAGCACGATCCTCATGGCCGTCGCGATCGGCGACCGATTCGGGCGCCGCACCGTGTT is a window from the Agromyces sp. CF514 genome containing:
- a CDS encoding DUF6421 family protein; the encoded protein is MSTTAADAIIGEPEVLEDERAREITAAEIALATDVESDAAWLALKAAATELQSIQVKDGSVPEAGDHARAGELVDVIVASIDELAPRFPHERAYLAASVVDFRRWQAEGYGVPDFLDSLVAFQPQQHRVDGIRHLVVFPMVTQNGSPDRHIEALVVETIWPEFIAALEAGDYGNKLFVSLRLVDFTPGYDTNSAVLFPETVAMREIPPFTWGAIFQDREAARYRRVVRAASEITKLELPADAAALLDDQELAERTFVMWDIIHDRTHMRGDLPFDPFMIKQRMPFFLYSLEELRCDLTAFRESVKIQRALDARLAAGDELTEVEEQMRSTGKLVQYAVIFDRIFRFAITGSRVRNYDGLGGQLLFAWLHRKHVLDWTDVKLTFDWDAVPDAVVELGDAIDELYWKSIDRPKTVHWLAAYDLVTSVVTPNPASVWAEGLPREVLAGPPKGYTDLVMDDEFPLSMFFEALDKKMKPVIESTVGITGATA
- a CDS encoding DNA alkylation repair protein encodes the protein MTDADALTAGALAAAIDAAGDPVDAEFLQRFFKTGPGQYGEGDVFVGVRVPVTRRIVKGFERMPLAEASALLESPVHEHRLAALIVMVKQFEVASRPRTRDDAARAELHAAYLDAVRAGHVDNWDLVDSSAGVLVGEVLRSGDGEPALLDGLAASDSLWERRVAVLSTFAFIKAGDAGPILRLAPKLLDDREDLMHKAVGWMLRETGKRVDRAVLTGFLDEYAPRMPRTMLSYATEHLSPEERAFYRALR
- a CDS encoding TetR/AcrR family transcriptional regulator, with amino-acid sequence MSPEAAEALEAAAAPTGRMSAADRREQILVAATAVFGAKTYVGTTTDEVARAAGVSQPYVVRLFGTKQRLYIDVIDRAYDHLLEAFRQALPGPVDERASRLGAAYTGLLAERGMLPVIAGSTQMGGETEIGQVARDGFSRLWEFIRVDAGFSADETRGFFATGMLINAVVGLRLTDDYGLGVSATEVLDECFPDALEKVRAFLPKIGEPW